Proteins found in one Sardina pilchardus chromosome 11, fSarPil1.1, whole genome shotgun sequence genomic segment:
- the fgf24 gene encoding fibroblast growth factor 24, translated as MSLLPSRFIYVCLHFLVLYFQLQESQQTAPDFRIIIENHTKHPDELSRKQTRSYQLYSRTTGKHVQILGKKINANGDDGSKYALLVVQTESFGSRIRIQGKESGYFICMNKNGKIIGKRHGASQECVFVEEFLENNYTALVSAQYKGWYLGFNRKGRPKKGSRTAQTQQEVHFMKRSRQGKVDPLEEFRFTTVTKRTRRARRLKPNPKTN; from the exons ATGTCTTTGCTACCTTCAAGGTTCATCTACGT GTGTTTACATTTTCTGGTCCTCTACTTCCAGCTGCAG GAGTCCCAGCAGACGGCGCCTGACTTCCGGATCATCATCGAGAACCACACCAAGCACCCGGACGAGCTGAGCCGCAAGCAGACGCGCAGCTACCAGCTCTACAGCCGCACCACCGGCAAGCACGTGCAGATCCTGGGCAAGAAGATCAACGCCAACGGAGACGACGGGAGCAAGTACG cCCTGCTCGTCGTTCAGACCGAGTCGTTCGGGAGCCGGATCCGAATACAGGGGAAGGAGAGTGGCTACTTCATCTGCATGAACAAGAATGGGAAAATTATCGGAAAG CGCCACGGCGCCAGCCAGGAGTGTGTCTTCGTGGAGGAGTTTCTGGAGAACAACTACACGGCGCTGGTGTCGGCCCAGTACAAAGGCTGGTACCTGGGCTTCAACCGCAAGGGCCGGCCCAAGAAGGGCTCGCGGACGGCACAGACGCAACAGGAAGTACATTTCATGAAACGCTCCCGCCAGGGCAAAGTGGACCCTCTTGAGGAGTTCCGTTTCACCACGGTAACCAAACGGACGCGAAGGGCAAGGCGCTTAAAACCCAACCCCAAGACGAACTGA